In a single window of the Antedon mediterranea chromosome 1, ecAntMedi1.1, whole genome shotgun sequence genome:
- the LOC140044303 gene encoding uncharacterized protein encodes MKDQLAKQLYRRSRSGQFTQADRIQYNAIVHETTGYSPFYLVHGREPILACNVLYETNPSPNQTTQEYVADLLNRNHKASDFVTEKVAIQKNKQKSFYDRKQSQPHKIGEKVWLDDPVRWKGPYAVVEVKKFSVQIARQ; translated from the coding sequence ATGAAGGATCAATTGGCAAAGCAGTTATACAGAAGGTCACGATCGGGACAATTTACTCAGGCAGATCGAATACAGTACAATGCGATAGTGCACGAAACTACAGGATATAGTCCGTTTTATTTAGTCCATGGAAGAGAACCAATATTGGCATGCAACGTTTTGTACGAAACAAATCCATCACCTAACCAAACTACTCAAGAGTATGTTGCGGACTTACTTAATCGCAACCATAAAGCTTCCGATTTTGTGACTGAAAAAGTAGCCATTCAAAAAAATAAGCAGAAGTCATTTTATGATCGAAAACAGTCTCAACCTCACAAAATTGGAGAGAAAGTTTGGCTTGATGATCCTGTGAGATGGAAAGGACCATACGCAGTTGTAGAGGTGAAAAAGTTTAGTGTACAAATTGCAAGACAGTAG